CGTGCCGGTGAAGTTCGCGATCATGAACAACGGCTTCCTGGGCATGGTGCGCCAGTGGCAGGAGCTGTTCTACGACAACAACTACGTCGCCGTGGACACGCGCGAGGCGCTCTGCCAGCCGGACTTCGTCAAGCTGGCCGAGGCCTACGGCATGAAGGCGATGCGCGTGACGGCCAAGCAGGACGTGCGCGCCGCGATCGACGCGGCGATGGCGCACCCCGGCCCCGTGCTCGTCGACTTCCACGTCGAGGCCGAGGGCAATGTCTGGCCGATGGTGCCCGCCGGCGCCTCGCTGGCCGAGACGCTGGACCACCCGGCGACCGCCGGCAAGTCATCGAAAGGGGCGCGATCGTGATGCCGACCCACAGCATGCATACCCTCGTGGCGCTGGTGGAGGACCATCCGGGCGTGCTGAACCGCGTCGCCAGCCTCTTCCGCCGCCGCGGCTTCAACATCGAGAGCATCACCGTGGGCAAGACTGAGACCGAGGGCATTTCACGCATGACGCTGGTGATCGACGGCGCCACGACACAGGTGGAGCAGGTCGAGAAGCAGCTCTACAAGCTGATCGATGTGGTCAAGGTCTCGGACATCACGCACGACGGCATCATCGCCCGCGAACTGGCCCTGATCAAAGTGCGCTGCAACAACCTCAACCGGCACGAGATCGTGCAGCTCGCGCAGATCTTCCACGCCGAGATCGCGGACGTGACCGACACGACGCTGGTGCTGGAGGCCGTGGGCGACGAGGATCGCCTCGAAAGCCTGCTCAAGGTGCTGCGGCCCTACGGCATCCGCGAGATCGTGCGCACGGGCCGCGTGGCGCTGGCCCGCGGCGTTGGCTCGACCACGGTCGAGGCCGAGCCGGCCGAGATCCGCCAGTTCCACCGCCGCGAGGGCCGCATGCCCGCCAAGCCGCTGCCCTTCGCCTCGGACTGAAGCGCAGCCGACATATCGGAATACCTCGGAGAACTGATGATGACGCACCGACTCTCCCTTAGCTGGCCCTCCGGCTCCCGTTGAGCCGAGAGGGCCGCGCGGAGGGAATAGGGGTTAGGGAACAGGGAAGTGGGCGGTTGGGAATCGCCACCGAAGCAAGGAAACAAGCTCCCCTCGCCCAGGATTGGGCGAGGGGCCGGGGGTGAGGGCCGACAGGGCCGGCGAGACCTACCTGTCGCGACCCGTCTCCAAGCGGACTGCTGATTCCCGACTGACGATCCTATGGAGAGAACCCATCATGTCGGACCGCATCATCATTTTCGACACGACCCTGCGCGACGGCGAACAGGCCGCCGGCGTTGCCCTCAACGGCGAAGAGAAGATGGAGATCGCCAGGCAGCTCGAAAAGCTGGGCGTAGACGTGATCGAGGCGGGCTTCGCCGCCTCCTCGCCCGGCGATTTCGACGCCGTGGCGGCGATCGCCCGCGAGATCAAAGGCGCGACCGTCGCCTCGCTCGCCCGCGCCGTGCCCGGCGACGTGGACGCCGCCTGGGAGGCGCTGCGGAATGCAGCCGAGAAGCCGCGCATCCACGTCTTTCTCTCGTCCTCGGACATCCACATCATGCACCAGCTCCAAAAGGACTACGAGCAGGTGCTGAACCAGGCCGTGGAGATGGTGGCCCGCGCCAAGAGCTACACCGGCGACGTCGAGTTCAGCCCAATGGACGCCACCCGCTCGCGGCCGGAGTACGTCTGGAAGATGCTCGAAGCGTGCATCGCCGCCGGGGCCACCACGGTCAACATCCCGGACACCGTCGGCTACGCGATCCCGGACGAGTTCGAGCGCTTCATTCGCGGCATCTTCGAGAACGTCAAGAACATCGACAAGGCGGTCGTCTCGGTCCACTGCCATAACGACCTCGGCCTTTCGACCGCCAACTCGCTGGCTGCG
This region of Dehalococcoidia bacterium genomic DNA includes:
- the ilvN gene encoding acetolactate synthase small subunit translates to MPTHSMHTLVALVEDHPGVLNRVASLFRRRGFNIESITVGKTETEGISRMTLVIDGATTQVEQVEKQLYKLIDVVKVSDITHDGIIARELALIKVRCNNLNRHEIVQLAQIFHAEIADVTDTTLVLEAVGDEDRLESLLKVLRPYGIREIVRTGRVALARGVGSTTVEAEPAEIRQFHRREGRMPAKPLPFASD